The Amphiprion ocellaris isolate individual 3 ecotype Okinawa chromosome 6, ASM2253959v1, whole genome shotgun sequence genome contains a region encoding:
- the si:dkey-174n20.1 gene encoding retinol dehydrogenase 14: MYLLYTILASLGFFFVLKWMKKRNYCTDLKRLDGKTVLITGGNSGVGKDTAVSMAMRGARVIIACRDLDKAEKAVREIKFKSHSLNVFHMELDLANLRSVREFCKNFIQREKRLDILINNAAMPGVLDCTDDNFSMCFGVNHLGHFLLTNLLLPRLRECAPSRVVTLTCSSYKYQKLDFQDLNYNLLPFFTYCRSKLANIYFSQELARITEGKGVTSYAVHPGFVQSGWTCHYSVLFRMLMQVIMWMFFVSSEIGAQTVIYCAVSDEAAKHSGGYFVDCRPATLRPFARDAGVAKKLWEASERLVKLV; the protein is encoded by the exons ATGTATCTTCTCTACACAATTCTCGCttctttgggattttttttcgtTTTGAAATGGATGAAAAAGCGGAACTATTGCACCGACCTGAAAAGACTTGATGGCAAAACAGTTCTTATTACAG gtggGAATTCTGGCGTTGGCAAGGACACAGCTGTTTCCATGGCAATGAGAGGAGCCCGCGTCATTATCGCTTGCAGAGACCTGGACAAGGCAGAGAAGGCTGTGAGGGAGATCAAGTTTAAAAGCCACAGTCTGAATGTCTTTCACATGGAGCTGGATCTGGCCAACCTGCGCTCTGTGAGGGAATTCTGTAAGAACTTTATCCAGAGGGAGAAGAGGCTGGACATCCTGATCAATAATGCAG CGATGCCCGGCGTCCTTGACTGTACAGacgacaacttcagcatgtgtTTTGGCGTCAACCACTTGGGCCACTTCCTTCTAACCAACCTGCTTCTGCCTCGGCTGAGGGAATGTGCTCCCAGCCGAGTGGTGACCCTCACATGCTCCAGCTACAAATACCAGAAGCTGGACTTCCAGGACCTCAACTACAACCTGCTGCCCTTCTTCACCTACTGCCGCAGCAAGCTGGCCAACATCTACTTCAGTCAGGAACTGGCCCGCATCACTGAAGGGAAAGGAGTGACGTCCTATGCTGTGCACcctg GTTTCGTCCAGAGCGGCTGGACCTGCCATTACTCGGTCCTGTTCCGGATGCTGATGCAGGTGAtaatgtggatgttttttgtgtcatctgAGATTGGAGCTCAGACTGTCATCTACTGCGCTGTGTCAGATGAAGCTGCCAAACACAGCGGGGGTTACTTCGTCGACTGCCGACCCGCCACTCTGCGTCCTTTTGCAAGAGACGCTGGTGTGGCCAAAAAACTGTGGGAGGCCAGTGAGAGGCTGGTTAAACTGGTTTAA